Proteins from a single region of Octopus bimaculoides isolate UCB-OBI-ISO-001 chromosome 11, ASM119413v2, whole genome shotgun sequence:
- the LOC106880002 gene encoding uncharacterized protein LOC106880002, producing MGSGLSTDSRSTGNSGSQSNPGLLLLSDLVNKQYPFENLVFEGCGTKAFAYVGAIKVLEKIDALSKIKRFAGVGTGAVVACLLAAGFDCCALRDSLKQHLENVLTANQCSNKGQVNELLHKFGWNSGNKFLDWLGTLLKEKYENADITFQELYEKTGKELCIVVLNLNRMREEYFHCKTTPTTAIRWAVQMSISVPGLFQPLTFNAGKSRRNYYLDGGILCNYPIHCFDGWWLSMEPGEKVPHKYRPTSDLKTLIRERFSRYNSKTIGFALFDDYHYHDEVDIEMKRRLDQTKAVVPIPATKLGRKYKVDIENENKLKELFKTFPEATKKLETVLETIKKGDDNLVSVVRLVKEFTGKKSNFTQSDIEALFGIEKNKDQCSKLLKNASTKEMISTIDMLHLLDKTSRFLYNPNKRTSRTEVKSIFSFWGAINGVAHANSKLLKENLMRTIGIYTGHVTSDDVQLEEDDETYLFQQGWNSTVTFLRQLQKQ from the exons TACGTTGGAGCCATTAAG GTCCTCGAAAAAATTGATGCTCTTTCTAAAATCAAGCGATTTGCTGGTGTCGGCACTGGTGCTGTTGTAGCTTGTCTGTTGGCTGCAGGCTTCGACTGCTGCGCTCTGCGAGACTCGCTCAAACAACACTTGGAAAATGTACTTACTG CCAACCAGTGCAGCAATAAGGGTCAAGTGAATGAATTACTTCATAAGTTTGGTTGGAATTCCGGCAATAAATTCCTTGATTGGTTGGGGACTCTTCTGAAGGAGAAATACGAAAACGCCGATATAACGTTCCAAGAG CTTTATGAGAAAACCGGCAAGGAGTTGTGCATCGTAGTTCTGAATCTAAACCGAATGCGAGAAGAGTACTTTCACTGCAAGACCACACCTACTACCGCTATCCGTTGGGCAGTTCAAATGTCCATAAGTGTTCCTG GTCTTTTTCAACCCCTTACATTCAACGCTGGAAAATCGCGCAGAAACTATTACTTAGATGGTGGAATTCTCTGCAATTACCCCATTCATTGTTTTGATg GTTGGTGGCTTTCAATGGAACCCGGGGAAAAAGTCCCTCACAAATATCGACCAACTTCTGACTTGAAGACTTTGATTCGAGAACGCTTCTCTAGATACAACTCGAAAACCATTGGATTCGCACTG tttGACGATTACCACTACCATGATGAAGTGGACATTGAAATGAAACGGAGACTAGATCAAACTAAAGCAGTGGTTCCTATACCAGCGACCAAACTTGGCAG aaaatacAAAGTTGATATAGAAAATGAGAATAAATTGAAAGAATTGTTTAAGACCTTTCCAGAAGCTACCAAAAAGCTTGAAACT GTTTTGGAGACAATTAAAAAAGGTGATGATAATCTAGTGTCGGTTGTTCGATTAGTAAAGGAATTTACTGGGAAG AAATCTAATTTCACTCAGTCTGACATCGAAGCATTGTTTGGGATTGAAAAGAACAAAGACCAGTGTTCGAAACTACTGAAGAATGCCAGTACCAAGGAGATG ATCTCAACTATTGACATGCTGCATCTTCTTGATAAGACGAGCCGCTTTCTCTACAATCCCAACAAGCGTACATCAAGAACTGAAGTTAAGAGTATATTTTCATTCTGGGGTGCAATCAATGGTGTTGCGCATGCAAACAGTAAATTATTG AAAGAGAACTTGATGCGTACCATTGGTATTTACACTGGTCATGTTACTAGTGACGATGTTCAACTTGAAGAAGATGACGAAACTTACCTTTTTCAG CAAGGATGGAACAGTACAGTAACTTTCTTGCGTCAACTACAGAAGCAATAG